The Methanomassiliicoccales archaeon DNA segment TTGGTTGGGATCCCATGCTCCTGTTGGGACAAGAGGTCTATGGCAGGACGATCGGAATTATTGGATTGGGGGATATCGGTACCGCCGTGGCAAGGCGGGCAAAAGGATTCAACATGAAGATTCTTTATCACAATCGAAAAAGGAACGTTGAAGGGGAAAAAGAAGTAGGAGCGGAGTACAGATCTCTCGAGGACCTCCTCCGAGAATCAGATTTCGTCACCTTGCACGTCCCCCTTACGAAGGAGACTTACCACCTTATCGGAGAAAGAGAACTGAACCTCATGAAAAAAAGCGCAATCCTTGTGAATGTTGCCAGGGGAGAAGTGGTCGATGAAAAGGCGCTCATTGCTGCGCTGAATGAAAGGAAAATTGCGTATGCTGGGCTGGACGTCTTTGAAAATGAGCCACATGTAAATCCTGAGCTATTCAAATTGGAAAACGTTGTGCTGACGCCACATACTGGTAGTGCGACTTATGAATCGCGCAACAGGATGGCAATCATGGCCGCAAGAAACCTTCTCGACGGACTCAAGGGAAAAAGGCCGCACAATCTTGTGAACCCCGCTGTCTGGAAGGATTGATGTGAAAATTCTTAACAGAGACGAGTTGTTGCGAACCGGGAATTCTGAGATTCGGG contains these protein-coding regions:
- a CDS encoding D-glycerate dehydrogenase, whose translation is MSQFEVLITRRIPEAGLQLLHGEVFIDIFEGEAPITRSELLARVRGKHGLLCLLSDVIDREVMEAAGPQLKVISNYAVGYNNIDVEEATRRGILVTNTPGVLTEATADLTWALIMACARRIPESDKFVREGRFVGWDPMLLLGQEVYGRTIGIIGLGDIGTAVARRAKGFNMKILYHNRKRNVEGEKEVGAEYRSLEDLLRESDFVTLHVPLTKETYHLIGERELNLMKKSAILVNVARGEVVDEKALIAALNERKIAYAGLDVFENEPHVNPELFKLENVVLTPHTGSATYESRNRMAIMAARNLLDGLKGKRPHNLVNPAVWKD